AAGGTCTCGCTCGTCGAGCCCGCCAACACCCAGACCGACATGTGGGGCGGCGCGCAGGACATGTTTGACGAAGGGGTGAAGGCACTCACTCCGGACGAGCACGCGCTCTACAACGGCCACATGAAGGGCATGCGTCGCACGCTCGGCCTCATGCAGAAGACTGCTGCGCCGGTGGACGGCGTCGCCGGAGCGATCGAGTCAGCGCTCACTGCGAAGCGGCCACGGGCTCGGTATGTCGTCGGGATCCCAGCGAAGGTGCAAGTCATCGCGGCGGGCCTCACGCCGCGACCGATCCTCGACTTCGTGCTCGCCAAGGCGACTGGCGTGCCGCGCAAGGCCTAAGAAGCTTCGAGCTCCGGCGTAGGCGCCGGCTTGATCGCGCGCCGAGCCATGCGAAACGCCACGTACAGCGCAAAGGCCACGAACATCAGCTGCAGTACCCGCTGCGGCAGCTCGTTGGCGACAAACGCAGCAAGCACCGTCGCCGGCAAAGACACAACACCAATCCATACACCCTCGCGCACAGCCAGGTTCCCGTACTTCTTCTGTCGATAGCTGCCCACGAGCGCGACCGGCACGATCGCCAGCAGCGAGGTTGCGTTGGCCTCTGCCTGGGTCATGCCAAAGATGAACACCAGCGACGGCACGAATATAACTCCCCCGCCCACGCCAAAGAGACCCGAAACCGTCCCGGCCAGGAATCCCACGAGGATGATCTCGGCGGTCTCCATCACTTCACCAGGTACAGGGCGACGATGAACATCATCAACACGGCGAACATTCCGCTCAAGACCCGGTCCGTGATCCGTTGCTGGATCCAGGTGCCGAAGATCACGCCAAGGACGGCCGGGATTCCGATCAGCAGTCCCGTGAGCCAGTCGACAGTTCCGAAGAAGGCATAACTGATCACCGCATACGCCGCAATGATCACGATCGCAAGCAGCGAGGTGCCGGTGGCCTTCTTCTCGTCGAAACCGCGCCAGAGCACGAGCATCGGGACCATCACCGTCCCGCCACCAACGCCAAACAGCGCGCTGAATGCCCCAGCCATCAGGCCGATCACTGTCAGCTGCCCGGCATCGCGGCGCGATGGCGGCCAGCTCGTCAACTCTTTCTGATCGCCGGCGGCCATTGGTCAGCGATACTAACCCGATGTCCGACGGCCACGAAGTCACCAACCAGCAGCTGGCGCCACTTGCCGCATGGCTTGCTGCTGCCCATGCCCGGCCCAAAGACTGCGCGCTTTTCCTTGACGTCGATGGCACCCTGGCCCCAGTCGTCGAGCGCGCGGACGACGCGCGGGTGCCAACTGACGTCAGTCGCATCCTCGGCCACCTCTCGGCGCGGCTCGGGATGGTCGCCTGCGTCTCCGGGCGCGCGGCAGCCGACGCCAAGCGCCTGGTCGGCGTTGGAGGGATCGTTTACGCGGGCGCGCACGGCGCAGAACTTCTTGATCCCGCGACCGGCCAGGTCGAGCGCGCACCAGAACTCGAGGCATGGCAGAAGCCGGTGCGAGACTTCGTCGCCACGATCGACCACGCCGAGATGAGACGAGTGGGCGTGCGGCTTGAGGACAAGGACTTCATACAAGCGCTGCACTGGCGCGGCGCCGAACTCGAGGAAGAAGCAGAAGCACTGGTGCGCAACGCCGAAGCCGGCGCGCGTGAGCTCGGCTTCGAGATCCACCACGGCCGCAAGGTGCTCGAGATCCGCCCGCCGATTCACTTCAACAAGGGAATAGTCGTCACGCGGCTCGTCAAGCAGTCCGGCCTTCAGTACGCCGCATACGTTGGCGACGACAACACCGACGTCGATGCCTTCGAGGCCCTTCTCGAGCTGCATGAGCACGGTGACATTGAGGTCGCGCTCTGCGTCGGCGTCGCCTCGGAAGAGGCGCCTGCCCAGCTCGTCGCGCGGGCCGACACGATGGTCGAGGGTCCCGCAGGCGTCAACCGTCTGCTGCAAGAAATCTAAAACGCTCTGCCCCGATGCGTTACTGCGACTACCTGCACTCCAGCGTTCTGATGATCGGTTCGAGCGCGGTTGCCTTGATACTGATCAGCGCGGGTTCGCTTGCGCGCGACGGCAGCATGACGTTGATCGTCCTCAGCACTGCCTGGCTGGCCATCTGCGTCGTTGTCGGGCTGTGGCAGGGCAGCGGGCACTCCGCCCAGGATTCGGTGAGGCGTTTGCTCTCCAGATCGCGTCCGGAGCCGATCTTCCCGAAGATTGAGCCGCCGGCGGTTTTGCTTTCACGCTTGTGGCCGGTGCTTGCAATCACCCTCGTTGCCGCCTTCACCGCCTACTGGTTCCCGCAGCTCGCCGTCGCCTCGGCCGGATACGGACTGCTCTGGGCCCTCGCCTGGCGCCGCCAATCCGATGCTGTGCTCGCGATCGAGGAACGCGACACCGTCCACTTCTGGATCGTGCGCAGCTCGCCCTTTGCACCGCCGAAACTCGTGCGCGTGCCGGCGATGTGATCGCGGTTAGTCTTCAGCGCCAATGCCGCACCGCGAACCCGTAGACGCAAACGTCTGGCTGATCCTGCCGACTTACAACGAGGCCGAGAACATCGGTCCGATTGTCGCCGCCGTCGTGCAGCGTCTGGACGAGGTCGCGCGCGAGCACACGGTCCTGATCGTCGACGACAACTCGCCTGATGGGACCGGCGATGCAGCCGACGTGTTGTCCAAGAACTACCCGAGCGTGCGGGCGCTGCACCGCGAGGCCAAAGGCGGCCTCGGCCGCGCATACCTGGCTGGCTTTGACGTGGCGCTCAAGGCCGGAGCCGATCTCGTGATCGAGATGGACGCCGACTTCTCGCACGATCCTCGCGACGTGCAACGGCTCGTACGCGCCGCTTACTCAGAGTGCGATCTGGCGATCGGATCGCGCTACGTACCAGGCGGCGGCGTGCGCGACTGGACCTTCATGCGCAAACTGATCAGCCGCGGCGGTGGCATGTACGCCCGTAAGCTGCTCGGCGTAAATGTTCAGGATCTCACGGGCGGATTCAAGTGCTTCCGTCGCGAAACGCTCGAGGCGATCGACCTCGACAAGGTGATCAGCAATGGCTACGGATTTCAGATCGAGCTGACATACCGAGCGATCAGAGCGGGTAAGACCGTCCAAGAAGTGCCGATCTACTTCACTGAGCGACGCGCTGGCGAATCCAAGATGAGCCCGCAGATCGCGATTGAAGCGGCGCTCAAAGTGCCAGGCTTGAAGCGTCGCGTGGACGCAGAATTTGCCGCGAAAGACTCATCGTAGGGTCGCTATACTTTATGAAGTATTAGAGATCGACTCAGGAGAAAAGCGATAGATATGGCCGACATCACCACAGTCACAGACGACAACTTCCAGTCCGAGGTGGTCGAGAACGACACCCCCGTACTCGTCGACTTCTGGGCGCCCTGGTGCGGTCCCTGCCGCATGGTCGCTCCGGTCCTCGAAGAGATCGCCAAGGAGCGCGGCGACGACCTGCAGATCGTCAAGCTGAACATCGACGAGAACCCGCAGACGGCCGCCAAGTACCAGGTCATGTCGATCCCGACCCTGATCCTCTTCAAGGATGGCGACGTTGCCCACAAGGTGATCGGCGCGCTGCCCAAGCGCCGCCTCGATGCCGAGCTTGAGCCGGTTCTGGCATAAAGGAGCCTGACTATGCCCGTTGTCACGATCAAGTTGTTTGAAGGCCGCACCCGCGAGCAAAAAGACGAAATCGCAAAGCAGGTGACGCAGACGCTGGTCAGCGTCGCCGGCGCCTCAGAGGACCACTGTTGGGTGGTCTTCGAGGACATGAAGAAGGGCGACTTCGCAATCGCTGGTCAGCTTCAGGACGAAGTCTGACCCGCTGACCCGGCTAGGGACCCGTCGACCCGCCAGGCGAACCGCCAGCGGGCGGTGTCGATGTGCCTGCGGTCGGTGGCGTTACTGAACCAGTACCAGCGGTCGGTACGGCGGTTCCAGCAGTAGCGCCACCGGCGGTGGCGCCTGTGGCGCCGCCGATCTTCGCTGCGCCTTGCGGCGCAAACACGTACGAACCGTCCTGCAGGCGGTAGACGGTGCCGACCGCCGTACCTTGACCCTGCGCGGGTTTGCCGCCGCTGGGCTGCCCGGGGATCGGCGTGCCCGCTCCAGAGGGTCCCGCAACCAGGCCAACCACGCCGGCCGAGGAAAGCGCAGCGAGGAGGAGGCCTACTGCGAGTACCAGCGAGAGGTCAAAGAGGTTGACAAGCCCCTCAAGCGGATCGCCTGCACGATCAATCCGGCGCCCTGAGACGCTTCCGGGTGTCGGCGTGACCTTCATCGACTACTTGTCCCGGTCGGCAGGCGGCTCGAAAGGCGGAGCGGCGGCCGGGATCGTCGTAGCTGGCGGGGGTGGAGGCGGGAATGCCGGCCCTGCCGGAGCGGCCGGGGTCTTCGGGGACTTCTTTTTGAGGCCGAACTTCTTCTTCGGAGCCTCGGGTGCGAGCGGCGGCGGATATGCCGGAGGCGCTGCGCCCGGCTGTGCAGGCGCAGCGGGGGCGGGGGCAGGGGCAGGGGCCGAAGCCGGTGCCGGAGGCGCTGCCGGAGCGGCGGGAATAGTGCTACCTGCGGGTGCTGAGACTGGCTGGCTGGCAGGATGGACCACGGTCTCGTCCGGTGAAATCCGGGTACTCGCAGTCGGCTGGTCGGTCGCGCTGTGGTGCGAAGGCGAGGCCGCCGAAGGCTGCGCAACGGTCGCGGGCAGGATCGTCACGGCGTCGCCGCGGAGCTCACGCAGGAACTCGAGGTCGGCGAGGTCCTTGGTGTAGAAGCGCTCGCGGATCAGGGCGATCGTGAATGCGACGAGTCCGACGAGCACACCGACGACGGTGACCGAGAATGCAGTCTGCAGCTCGTCGGCGAGAACGTTGGGCTGGCCCTTGCCGAGCGCAGCAAGCGCAGGTGAGAGCGGGATCAACGTTCCCATAAGACCAAGAGCCGGGCCGGCGCGAACCAGAAGGCGAACTCGGTCAAGACGCTTCGAGACGTACAGGTCGTACTCGATGACTGCGCGTTGCGCGTCGATCCCATTGGCTGCGAACAGCGTGCCGACGGCGGCGCTCTGAAGGTTGTCGTTGTAGGAGTAGGACTTCAGCGTTGCCTGGGCACCAGCGCTGTCGCCAGCACGTGCCTGCGCCATCGCCTGACCAGCCACCTGGCTGAACTTCGCGTTGGGCAACTGGCTGCGCTTCCACGCCTCCACTGCGAGGCGGCCGAGCTCGTATGCCACGAGCAGCAGCGCCAGCATCGCGGTGATCAGCACTGGATAGCGCAGCGCCTCGGCCACGTCAGCAACGCTCTGCGTAATTGTGTCCCCGACCGAAGCCGCGTAAATCAATGTCACGGTTTAACCCACTCCCTTACTGCCCCAGAAAAAGTAAACGCGAACAGTAACGCGAGCAAATACACCCAGGCGTCGTCCACGTCATCGACCGGTTGAAAAATTGAATTGATTTGATCGGCGACCGCCGGGGGTAACGCCGTGATCGCAGCGGCGCCGCCTGATTCTCCTGCCGGCGCAGCCGTCGGAGACGAGAGCAGCACGCCGGTGACTGTCCTCAGTCCGCCGGTACCTGACACGTTCTGCGCAACATTCGTGATCGCTGTGCTGTCGATCGTTGACGTGGAGGTTGACTCGGTCGGCGCGGTCGTTGTCGGCGCTGAGGGCTCCGCCACGGCGGATTGCGATGAGCTGGGCGGCGCTGGGGTAGTAGAGGTGTTCGGGAGCGTGTTCACCGCTCCGCCGCCGAGCGCTCCGGTGCCGGCTCCGGTGCCTGTGCCTGTTCCAGCTCCAGTGTTGTTTCCGGTCGTCGGCGTCGGGTCTGGATACGGATTCTTGGTTGCGCCCTTGGCCTTCTTGCGCGAGGTGTACTCCACTGAACCGGCCCCGGTGGAACCGCTGCCACGCTCAGTCACAACCACGCTGACGGCGTGTTGAGCGGTTCCGCTGGTGGCGTTGTTGGTAACCATCGAGGGGCCGGTCTGACCAGCGACAGGCTTGCCCTTCGCGTCGTAGGTGTACCACTGGTACTCCTTGGCGCCCGAGCCACCGCCACTGACCTTGGCGGAGAACGTGTACTCGCCGTTCTTACGCTTCTTTGAAGAGATCCTGACGGTCATGATCTTCGCGCCAGGCGCTCCGGGGATGATCTTCAGGCGCGGTCCCTTGGTGGAAAACGGGACGAAGCTCGATTCGCTCAGGGCCGTCGAAAGGTCGGGCTGACCGGGAACCACAGCCGGCGTGTCAAACGGACCACGGCCGGGGGCCTTGCCACCGCCGAGGATGATCGGTGGACGCTCGGTGTCGGCCTGGTTCAAGGGGACGAGCGAGATCAAACCGTCGTTGGTGGTGCCGTAGCGGATCTTCACGAACTGGACGTTGTCGGTGTTCACGCCACCGGCCTTCAGGAACTCGATCAATGGCACGCCGCTGAGGCCCACCTTTGTTCCCTTCTTCTGGCCGCGCAGGATCACGTTGTAATCCACGTTGTTGATCTCGGGCAGACCCTTGAGATCGACGGTTGCGGGCGCGCCATCCTGTTCGGCTCCGGCGCTGTCGAATACATCGACTTTGGCGGGCAAGTCCGCTTCGGCGCCGGTCGGTCGAAACATCACGACAAGCAGGCTCAGCACGAGTCCTGAAATCAGCACGACATGCGAGTAGTTGAGTTGGCGTAGTGAGCTTGCGCGGTTCATGATCTCTGGTCACGTGGCAGGGCGGTCAGCGGCTGATCTCCACACAGAAGAAACAGATTAACGCGCGAATTGGATGAGGCCAAGGGCTTGGAGCGGGCATTAACGCGCGCACAGTCTGAAGTAAAGCGGTGATTCAGACGCAGCTTTTGCCCGCTTTGGAGCGCGCGACAACTGGATAATGCTGTCCGCTCAGCGCCAGGACTGCGTTTGTCGTCGAAATCGTCGGGTAACTGCCAGCCGCAGATGGCGAAGAGCGGAACGATCCGCCCTTCTTCTGCAGGGCGCGAAGAGCGCGCTTGGCCTTCGAGGTGCCGGCGCCGATCGTGTCGGCCGCGCGGATCACATATGAAGTGGCGTCGGCCTGCGTCTCGCCGTTGGGCGTGTCGGGGTTGTAGCCGCCGTCGATATTGCGCTGGAAGGTGATCCACTTGTAGGCGGACCGCAAGCCGCTCTCCTTCCTGGAAACTCCGGCCGACCGCAGTGCCTCGATCATCAGGGCGCTTGATTCCACATCGTCGCCGGAGTTCTTGGACATTGCGAAGTTCCAGCCGTACTGGCCGCGGCGCGATTTGGCAAAGCCGATCGCCTTGGACGGAATCTTCTGGTAAGCCGCCTTCAGGGCGAGCAGCGCGAGTGCCTGGTCAAAGGAAGTCTTTCCATACTGACCGCTCGAGCTGTTGTAGAAGGATTTCAGGATGTTGTAGAGATCCGACTCTTCGTTCTTGGGTCCAAAGCAACGCGGGTTGCGGCCTGTCGCTGCGGCAGCAAGAATCAACTTCGCGGTCGCGCCTGCGGTGATCGCGTAGCTCGAGGTGTCTTCCTCGACCGAGCTGAGGATGCCGTCCCGCGTCGAGCTCGGGACGCTCACGCCGATCTTTTTCGCGGCGGCAAGTGCGGAGAGCGTGTCGGCTTTGAATCCCGTGCCGCCCGACGGAAACTGAGAAAGCCCGGACTTGCGGATCCAGCTGACGCCGTTCTTCACGGCTCCCTTGTTGGTGCTGGCGGCCTGCGCGATCGCGGCGCCGCCGAGGAACGCAGCCAGCGATGCCAGCGCGACGAGTACATGTGTCTTGGAAAAGTTCTTCATTGCTCCGTTGATAACCCCGTGATGCGCAAAAAGTTCTTGCGTTTATGCCTTTACGACTTGGATACGCAGGTCCATTCCCTCTACTGAGGCAACTTCTCCTGAGTCTTCTTCTGCGACCCCGATCCCCACGCTGGTCGCAAGCGTCTCCGCAGCAAGATACTGCTCGTGCTCGGTCGCCGCGGCCATCAGCGCCTCGTCCCCGCCGAGTTGGAGGATGATCCTGTCTTCGACTGCGAGGCCGGTGTCCTTTCTGACCTGCTGCACGGCGTGGACGATCTCGCGGGCGAGGCCCTCGCGCTTCAGCTCATCGGTCACCGTCAGATCAAGCGCGACTGCGTGTGTGCCCTCGCGTTCGAGCTGGTATCCGTCGAGTGGTGCAAGGACGACCTGCACGTCCTCGGGGCCGAGCAGAAACTCTTCGCCAGCGACGCCAAGGCGGATCGGCTCGCCGTTCTTCAGGTTGTCGTTTGCCTTGGCGCCGTCGAGCGCGGCGATCGCCTCTTTGGCCAGCGGCATGTTCTTGCCCAGGCGAGGCCCGAGCGCCTTGAAGTTGGGCTTGATCTCGAAGCGGGCGAGCTCGTCGGCGTCGGTCACGTAGCGGACGGTCTTCACGTTGAGCTCGCCGAGGATCAAGCCCTCAAAGCGTGCGATCGCCTCCTGCTCCTCGCCACTCGCGACGACAACGATCTCGCCGAGCGGCTGGCGGATCTTCACCTTGGCCTGGGCGCGGGCGGCGCGGGCGAGCTCAACTGCCTGTCGGGCGGTGGCCATGTCGGCTTCGAGCTTTGCGTCTGCGAGTGCTTTGTCTGCCTGCGGGAAATCGGTCAGGTGGACTGACTCCGCGCCACCCGCACCAGCGAGCTTCGAGTAGATCTCGTCGGCGATGAAGGGAGTGAATGGGGCGATCAGCTGCGAGATCGTCGTGAGGCACTCCCGCAGCGTTGCGATCGCGTCGGGATCGGCGTCCCAGAAACGGCGGCGCGAGCTGCGCACATACCAATTGGAGAGATTGTCAACCAGGTCGTCGATCGCCTTGCCGGCCGCGGTCGCGTCGTAGTCATCGAGGCGCTCGGCAACTGTGTCTACAGTTGACTGCAGGCGGCTGAGCGCCCAGCGGTCGAGGTCGCTGCGCTCGGCCGGCGGGTTCGCGGTCGATCCATCCTGATCGCCGGTGTTGGCGTACATCACGAGGAACCCGAAGGTGTTCCAGAGGGTGAGCAGGAACTTGCGCACGGACTCGCCGACGGTCTCTGAACTGAAGCGGTAGCCCGCCCACGGCTCTTTGCTGGTCAGGTAGTACCAGCGGAAGGCGTCCGCGCCGTGCTCCTCGATCACCTCCCATGGGGCGAGGACGTTGCCGCGACTCTTGCTCATCTTCTGGCCGTCTGGGTCGAGGATCAGGCCGAGGCAGAGCACGGTTTCATAGGACGGCTTCTCAAACAGGAGCGTGCTGACGGCGAGCAGGCTGTAGAACCAACCGCGCGTCTGGTCAAGCGCCTCGCAGATGTAGTCCGCCGGGTAGCGCTGCTCGAAGAGCTCTTTGTTCTCAAAGGGGTAGTGCCACTGCGCGAAGGGCATCGAGCCGCTGTCGTACCAGGCGTCGATCACCTCGGGGACGCGGCGCATGGTGCCCTTGCCCGATGGCGCGGGGAACGTGAACTCGTCGATGTAAGGACGGTGGGGATCCTCGACCGGGCGGCCGGCGAGCTTTTCCAGCTCGGCGTAGCTGCCGATCACGATCACTTCCTCCGGGTCCTCATCGTTGATCCAGACCGGGAGCGGCGTGCCCCAGTAGCGCTCGCGGCTGAGCGCCCAGTCGATGTTGTTCTCGAGCCAGTTGCCGAAGCGCCCCTCTTTGATGTGTGGCGGATACCAGCTGATCTCTTCGTTGCCGGCGAGCATGTCGTCGCGAATGGCCGTGGTCTGGATGTACCAACTGCCCTTCGCGTAGTAGATCAGCGGAGTTCCGCAGCGCCAGCAGTGCGGGTAGGAGTGTTCGTACTTGAAGGAGCGGAAAAGCATCCCGCGCGATTCGAGCGACCCGATCAGTTCCTCGGTCAGCTCCGGGTCCTTGACAAAGCGACCTTCGAAGCCGACGACCTGGTCGGTGTAGTTGCCGTCGAGGCCGACTGGGTTGTAGAGCGTGTCCTGCCGGGTCGGGTCGAAGATGCCGTGAGCCGATGCGACGGCGTAGTCGTCCTCGCCGAAGGCCGGGGCGATGTGCACGAGGCCGGTGCCGTCGTCGGTGGTGACAAAGTCGCCGGAGATGACGGGGCTCGGAGTCTGCGGGCGATCGCTCAGCTCGAAGACTGGACCGTCGTATGTGAGATCGGTGAGTTCTTCACCGGTGAGCGTCTCAGTTGTGGTCGCGGCTTCGCCGAGGACCTTCTCGATCAACGCCTCGGCGAGAATCAGCGTCGCGCCCTCATGCTCGACCTTCGCGTAGGTAACGCCTGGATTTGCGGCGACCGCGACGTTGCCCGGGAGCGTCCACGGCGTGGTGGTCCAAACAAGAAGGTGGGTGTTCGGCTCGCCGGTGACCGGCAGTTTCACGTAGACCGACGGGTCCTCGACGTCCTTGTACCCCTGAGCGACCTCGTGGCTCGACAGCGCGGTTCCGCAACGCGGGCAGTAGGGAACGACGCGATGGCCTTCGTAGAGGAGACCCTTGTCGTGGATCTCCTTGAGCGACCACCAGACCGACTCCACGTATTCATTGGACATCGTCTTGTAGGGATCGTCGAGGTCGATCCAGAAACCGATGCGCTCGGTCAGTGCGTTCCAGTCCTCTACGTAACGCAGCACGCTGTCGCGGCACTTCTCGTTGAAGGCAGCGATTCCGTAGTTCTCGATCTCGTGCTTGTGCGAGAGACCGAGGTCTTTCTCAAGCTCAAGCTCGACGGGCAACCCGTGACAGTCCCAGCCGGCCTTGCGGTCGACCTTGAAGCCCTGCATCGTCTTGTAGCGCGGGAAGATGTCCTTGAAAACGCGCGAGAGAACGTGGTGACTTCCCGGGCGGCCGTTGGCGGTCGGCGGGCCTTCGTAAAAGACGAATCGATCGGCACCTTCGCGCCCCTCGAGCGACTTCTCGAAGACGCCGAGCTCCTTCCAGCGACGCAGGATCCGCTCTTCGATCTGGGGGAAAGACTCCCCCCGCTTGATTGGCTCAAAGACAGTCATTTGCAGGGGGTGAGTCTATGTGGCAGGTGTGATCGAGCTACCGGCGCGCGGCGCCGACGAGCTTGGCACCCTCCAGCCGGGCGAGCGCTTTGTCCGTGGTGAGCAGGACCTCTGCTTTTTCCACGACTGCAGTGGCGGCGATCAAGGCGTCGGGAAGGCGAAGGGACCGCCGCCTCGATCGAAGCTCGCCGGCAACGTCAGCGACGCTTGCGTCGACTGGCACGAGTGCATGTTCACCGAGCAGTTCGATGAATCCGAACACGTCATCCCTTCGCCGACTGCGTCGATCCATCAAGAGTTCGGCGAGTGAAATCGTCGAGAGCTTGAAGCTCGCACCAGACTCACGGTACGGCCCAACAGCCTTCATTGCAGCGACGTGATGGACATCGTCAGGGTCCAGCACGCCGATCACGACGCCGGTATCTAGGAGGACCGATCCCATTCGTCCCTCGAGCTCTCGATTGCATGTCGGTCAAAGGCCCCGGGCATGGTCCCGGCGTATTTGTCGAATGCATCGCTGAGCACCTCAAGAACAATCCGGCCACTGCGGTCCGTGCTCGCCTGCAGCCGATCGCCTTTTTTGATTCCGGCCTCACGCATCACCTGCGCCGGGATCGAGACCTGACCCTGGGGCGTGACTTTAACGCGCCCATCGCGTTTCCGCGTCTTCTTATTCATTACTTTAGTTGCCATATCTACCGTCAGTGTACCCCCAAGCCGGTTGCGATACAAGACCTAAATCGAAAGATTCTGTGACGGTCCTGAACCAACCCAGCGACCGGACAGCACACGCGCGCCATTGCCGATCAAGCGCACGAAGTTCAGAACCGAGAACGCGATCCAGGCACCAACGATTGCGTGCGGCGCGTCGATCAGCAAGTAGGCAACTGGAAGGCATGCGCTCGTGGCCGCGAGGAGCACGAGCATCATGTAGCGCGAGTCGCCGCCGCCGAGCAGCACGCCGTCCCAGCCGTAGACGAGCGAGCTGAAGAGCACGTAGATCACGAAAAGCCACCAGACCCGGTCGACCTGGGCGAGTACCGCGGCGTCACTCGTGAAGGCCTGCGGCAGCAGATTGTTTCCCGCTGCCAACAACAGCGCCAGGCCGATCCCGGCATAAAAGGAGAGAGCTGTCACGCGCAACGCATACGACTGCGCCGACTCTCGCGCAGCCGCGCCGAGCTCGCGACCGATCAACGTCTGGCCCGCGATCGCGATCGAGTCCATCACGAGCGCCAGGAAGATCATCATCTGGAAGAGGATTTGATTCGCCGCGAGGTCGGTGGCTCCCTCGTGGGCAAGCAGGGCGTTGATCGCGTTGAAGCAGACCAGCATGAGGCCCGTTCTGATGAAGAGGTCTCCACCGACGCTCATCAGCGCGCGCATCCGCTCGCGCACAATCCGCATGTGGCCGGCGAGCACGTCCCGCATCACCCACACGAACGCCACCGCCGCGCCGGCCTGCGCGATCACAGTTCCCCAGGCGCTCCCGGCTATTCCCCAGCCAAAGCCATAGATGAAAACGACCTCGAGGATGAGGTTGGCGATGTTGCTCGAGACCAGGATCTTCAGCGGCACGTTCATGCGCTGGGTTCCGCGCGCCCAGCCTTGACCGGCGAGCGCAATCATCACGAATGGGGCGCCGAGGGCACTGATGCGGATGTAGGTGGTTGCTTGATCGGCGACCGTGCCTTGGGCTTGGAGTATTCCCGCGATCGGGCCCGCGAGCGCTACGCCGAGCACTGAAAGCACGATTCCGATTCCAACGGCCAGCCAGACCGCCTGCCCGGTGATCGAGCCCACGTCCTCTGGTCTGCCGGCTCCGTGAGCGTTCGCCACGTGAGTCGTGGTCGCGTTGGCGAGGAAGTTGAAAAGCCAGAAGATGCTGGCGAGAAACGTGGCGGCCAAACCGAGCGCCGCCAGCTGCACGGTGCCGAGGTGACCGACTACCGCGGTGTCGATCAGCAGGTACGTCGGTTCCGCGGCCAGCGCTCCGAGCGCTGGCAGTGCGAGTCGGACGATGTCGCGATCAAGGGACCTGTTTGCGAATGGCACAGGCCGGAGGCTATTTGGCCTGGGGCAGCGATTCCGCCTCTTCGACTCCTCGCGTTGCAGCTCCGGGCACTGCACCCGGGGCAGCGAGTTCTTCGTCACTGCGCCCACCGGCTTGGCGTACGAATCCGATCGTGTCGTTCCCGTTGGGGTCAGTAGTGCGGCCGAGGGTCTGCACACCCGGGACCAGGGCCAATGCCCCGACAAACGCAGCACGCCGTTCCGGAGTCAGCTTCGGAGTGCCACCGTCCATCGCTCGAACTCGTCGGCCGCAACGACCGTTGATCAACCCCCAACCTCTCCATCGCGCGCCGCTCGATAGCCCCGCTCCTGAAGTACTGCTTCAGAAGATTGGTCGCAATCCCGAACAGCCACGAGCTCGCTTCGGCCTCGCTCGTACCACGGTGTCGCCGCCGCTGCTCGAACGCAACCGCGAAGGTTTCTCCGACCACATCGACCGAGGCCTGCGCGTCGAAAGTCCGCCGCATGGCGGACTTCCAGATCGCCTCGGAGTGCGATTCATAGAGAGCGGAGATGTCAGTTGCGGTGAGCTGCATGAGCGTCC
This genomic interval from Solirubrobacterales bacterium contains the following:
- a CDS encoding PIN domain-containing protein produces the protein MGSVLLDTGVVIGVLDPDDVHHVAAMKAVGPYRESGASFKLSTISLAELLMDRRSRRRDDVFGFIELLGEHALVPVDASVADVAGELRSRRRSLRLPDALIAATAVVEKAEVLLTTDKALARLEGAKLVGAARR
- a CDS encoding isoleucine--tRNA ligase; translation: MTVFEPIKRGESFPQIEERILRRWKELGVFEKSLEGREGADRFVFYEGPPTANGRPGSHHVLSRVFKDIFPRYKTMQGFKVDRKAGWDCHGLPVELELEKDLGLSHKHEIENYGIAAFNEKCRDSVLRYVEDWNALTERIGFWIDLDDPYKTMSNEYVESVWWSLKEIHDKGLLYEGHRVVPYCPRCGTALSSHEVAQGYKDVEDPSVYVKLPVTGEPNTHLLVWTTTPWTLPGNVAVAANPGVTYAKVEHEGATLILAEALIEKVLGEAATTTETLTGEELTDLTYDGPVFELSDRPQTPSPVISGDFVTTDDGTGLVHIAPAFGEDDYAVASAHGIFDPTRQDTLYNPVGLDGNYTDQVVGFEGRFVKDPELTEELIGSLESRGMLFRSFKYEHSYPHCWRCGTPLIYYAKGSWYIQTTAIRDDMLAGNEEISWYPPHIKEGRFGNWLENNIDWALSRERYWGTPLPVWINDEDPEEVIVIGSYAELEKLAGRPVEDPHRPYIDEFTFPAPSGKGTMRRVPEVIDAWYDSGSMPFAQWHYPFENKELFEQRYPADYICEALDQTRGWFYSLLAVSTLLFEKPSYETVLCLGLILDPDGQKMSKSRGNVLAPWEVIEEHGADAFRWYYLTSKEPWAGYRFSSETVGESVRKFLLTLWNTFGFLVMYANTGDQDGSTANPPAERSDLDRWALSRLQSTVDTVAERLDDYDATAAGKAIDDLVDNLSNWYVRSSRRRFWDADPDAIATLRECLTTISQLIAPFTPFIADEIYSKLAGAGGAESVHLTDFPQADKALADAKLEADMATARQAVELARAARAQAKVKIRQPLGEIVVVASGEEQEAIARFEGLILGELNVKTVRYVTDADELARFEIKPNFKALGPRLGKNMPLAKEAIAALDGAKANDNLKNGEPIRLGVAGEEFLLGPEDVQVVLAPLDGYQLEREGTHAVALDLTVTDELKREGLAREIVHAVQQVRKDTGLAVEDRIILQLGGDEALMAAATEHEQYLAAETLATSVGIGVAEEDSGEVASVEGMDLRIQVVKA
- a CDS encoding sigma-70 family RNA polymerase sigma factor, with translation MQLTATDISALYESHSEAIWKSAMRRTFDAQASVDVVGETFAVAFEQRRRHRGTSEAEASSWLFGIATNLLKQYFRSGAIERRAMERLGVDQRSLRPTSSSDGRWHSEADSGTACCVCRGIGPGPGCADPRPHY
- a CDS encoding MATE family efflux transporter, with the translated sequence MPFANRSLDRDIVRLALPALGALAAEPTYLLIDTAVVGHLGTVQLAALGLAATFLASIFWLFNFLANATTTHVANAHGAGRPEDVGSITGQAVWLAVGIGIVLSVLGVALAGPIAGILQAQGTVADQATTYIRISALGAPFVMIALAGQGWARGTQRMNVPLKILVSSNIANLILEVVFIYGFGWGIAGSAWGTVIAQAGAAVAFVWVMRDVLAGHMRIVRERMRALMSVGGDLFIRTGLMLVCFNAINALLAHEGATDLAANQILFQMMIFLALVMDSIAIAGQTLIGRELGAAARESAQSYALRVTALSFYAGIGLALLLAAGNNLLPQAFTSDAAVLAQVDRVWWLFVIYVLFSSLVYGWDGVLLGGGDSRYMMLVLLAATSACLPVAYLLIDAPHAIVGAWIAFSVLNFVRLIGNGARVLSGRWVGSGPSQNLSI
- a CDS encoding AbrB/MazE/SpoVT family DNA-binding domain-containing protein; its protein translation is MATKVMNKKTRKRDGRVKVTPQGQVSIPAQVMREAGIKKGDRLQASTDRSGRIVLEVLSDAFDKYAGTMPGAFDRHAIESSRDEWDRSS